In Yarrowia lipolytica chromosome 1F, complete sequence, a genomic segment contains:
- a CDS encoding uncharacterized protein (Compare to YALI0F03498g, similar to uniprot|P50276 Saccharomyces cerevisiae YGR055w MUP1 high affinity methionine permease) has translation MSHSPKVYEDEDGPFDSDLSSSIAIPLTDMRSDSVSKPRSAETSPLLDPYRVSDVTELDLGAGYNTATNEPISDKAQLHTLSLSSTALLILNKMIGTGVFSTPSGIYQLTGSVGISLVLWVLGGVLAFTGLSVYLDFGLRIPKSGGEKNYLERVYRKPRFLSTVIFGTEIVMTGFSAGNAYAFGKYILYAVGLEDPSDGAVRSVACLAVTFACLLHATAPRLSTRLSNILGVFKVLVLVLIVFSGALAVLNFVDIPDKPHNFSNLWEIDHTVSPGLSGSPYALAIALLRVAYSYKGWENANYVLGHVKNPSYTLPRAGTAAISIVTVLYFLCNLAYFAVIPKTDIANSGVIVAGEFFTRVYGHSLAARALPFFVSLSNIGNVLAVSYAHGIVNYEVAKDHILPFTSFWTSLKPFGTPAAAFLLHWLITVVVLVLPPAGEVYEIIIDMYTYPGTIINIFVAAGLLYLHANPLENWSRDKYSSPMIVTLVFLVLQLFMTFFPMIPPPQHNGQLPYYAVPLLGWLVVLFGFVYFAVWRKTERPNLLAAKVKQEEMGELEEQ, from the coding sequence atgagcCACAGCCCAAAAGTATATGAGGACGAAGATGGGCCGTTTGACAGCGACCTATCGTCCTCCATCGCCATACCGCTCACCGACATGCGCTCCGACTCGGTTTCCAAGCCCCGGTCGGCAGAAACATCGCCGCTGCTAGACCCGTACAGAGTCAGCGACGTGACCGAACTGGACCTGGGTGCCGGCTACAACACAGCAACCAATGAACCCATCTCCGACAAGGCCCAGCTCCACACCCTGTCGCTCTCCAGCACAGCCCTGCTCATTCTCAACAAAATGATCGGAACTGgagtcttctccacccccTCAGGCATCTACCAACTCACCGGCTCGGTCGGCATCTCTCTGGTGCTGTGGGTTCTGGGAGGAGTTCTGGCCTTCACGGGCCTCAGCGTCTACCTCGACTTTGGACTGCGAATTCCAAAGTCGGGAGGCGAAAAAAACTACCTGGAACGAGTCTACCGTAAACCGCGATTTCTGTCCACCGTCATCTTCGGCACGGAAATCGTCATGACCGGATTCTCGGCCGGAAACGCCTACGCGTTTGGAAAGTACATTTTGTACGCCGTGGGACTCGAGGACCCGTCCGACGGAGCCGTCCGATCGGTCGCCTGTCTGGCGGTCACCTTTGCATGCCTTCTCCACGCCACCGCCCCCAGACTGAGCACCCGTCTCAGTAACATTCTCGGCGTCTTCAAAGTCCTGGTGCTCGTTCTTATTGTCTTCTCTGGGGCCCTGGCTGTCCTCAACTTTGTCGATATTCCAGACAAACCCCACAACTTCTCAAACCTATGGGAAATCGACCATACCGTGTCCCCTGGTCTTTCTGGCTCTCCTTACGCCCTGGCCATTGCTCTACTTCGAGTGGCGTACTCATACAAGGGCTGGGAGAACGCCAATTACGTGCTGGGACACGTGAAAAATCCCTCCTACACCCTCCCTCGCGCAGGAACCGCGGCAATCTCCATTGTGACAGTTTTGTACTTTCTCTGCAATCTGGCTTACTTTGCGGTGATTCCCAAGACCGACATTGCCAACTCGGGAGTCATTGTCGCGGGCGAATTCTTCACCCGTGTGTACGGACACTCACTAGCGGCTAGAGCTCTTCCTTTTTTCGTGTCGCTTTCAAACATTGGAAATGTGCTGGCAGTGTCTTATGCTCATGGAATTGTAAACTATGAGGTAGCCAAGGATCACATTTTGCCGTTTACGTCCTTCTGGACGTCGCTCAAGCCGTTTGGAACTCCCGCCGCAGCGTTCCTGCTTCATTGGCTCATTACGGTGGTGGTTCTGGTACTGCCTCCTGCTGGAGAGGTCTATGAAATCATCATCGACATGTATACCTATCCCGGCACGATTATCAACATTTTTGTGGCCGCTGGACTGCTCTATCTGCATGCCAACCCACTGGAGAACTGGTCTCGAGACAAGTACTCTTCTCCTATGATTGTGACTCTGGTGTTTCTGGTGCTGCAGCTGTTTATGACTTTCTTCCCCATGATCCCTCCTCCCCAACACAACGGCCAGCTACCATACTATGCTGTTCCTTTGCTGGGATGGTTGGTGGTGCTGTTTGGTTTCGTGTACTTTGCGGTGTGGAGAAAGACGGAGAGACCGAACCTGTTGGCTGCCAAAGTGAAGCAGGAGGAAATgggggagttggaggagcagtAA
- a CDS encoding uncharacterized protein (Truncated form of YALI0F03476g, no similarity) has translation MDDPHAIDAHDLFWAKTITPEFHSVVERKRKENKIDSYNPFATFNQWNACAVYERKNKHTLPQYKVRKLADGTRGILKYAVESKVPEHLRCLPSSELLNSCYDCGQRGEHAATCEFHREVGDESYVPVSGDPENRKRRCVGGGGSNTFAADYNYKDPSENKEDHFVTKAWDTVKWNVVKRPIMAMRARRRR, from the coding sequence ATGGACGACCCACACGCCATTGACGCTCACGATCTTTTCTGGGCCAAGACAATCACACCCGAGTTCCACAGTGTCGTCGAGCGGAAACGAAAGGAGAACAAGATCGACAGCTACAATCCCTTTGCAACATTCAACCAGTGGAACGCTTGTGCTGTTTACGAGCGCAAAAACAAGCACACTCTGCCACAGTACAAGGTGCGCAAGCTGGCGGACGGCACTCGCGGCATTTTGAAGTACGCCGTTGAGAGCAAGGTCCCTGAGCACCTGCGGTGTCTTCCCTCTTCGGAGTTGCTGAACTCGTGCTATGATTGTGGACAGAGAGGGGAACATGCTGCGACCTGCGAGTTCCATCGCGAGGTTGGCGATGAGAGTTATGTTCCCGTCAGTGGCGATCCTGAGAATCGGAAGCGGAGGTGCGTGGGAGGTGGGGGCAGCAACACTTTTGCTGCAGATTACAACTACAAAGACCCATCtgagaacaaggaggaccACTTTGTGACCAAAGCCTGGGACACAGTCAAGTGGAATGTGGTGAAGCGGCCGATTATGGCGATGCgggcgagaagaaggcgaTAG